A window from Sus scrofa isolate TJ Tabasco breed Duroc chromosome 2, Sscrofa11.1, whole genome shotgun sequence encodes these proteins:
- the LOC100521438 gene encoding LOW QUALITY PROTEIN: protocadherin beta-1 (The sequence of the model RefSeq protein was modified relative to this genomic sequence to represent the inferred CDS: inserted 1 base in 1 codon), producing the protein MAAARRKLLQSRQVGPLLLFLCFSVGGASTIRYSVAEEMESGSFVANVAKDLGLEVGKLATRGARLVSEGNKLHFRLHRKTGDLFMKEKLDRESLCGKADPCVLHFEIVLVEPLQSFRVEVRVFDINDNXPIFLNKEPLLKIPESTPLGSRFPLQSAQDLDVGLNGLQNYTLSANEYFHLHTRFRSHGPKYAELVLDKPLDREVQPEVNLTITAVDGGSPPKSGTAHIRVQVLDVNDHVPQFSRLVYRAQVPENSANGSLVATVTATDLDEGSNKAITYSLAQNPEVILQTFQIDPDTGEVRLRGALDFEVTETYDIDIQATDGGGLSAHSKVLVEVVDVNDNPPEVTVSSVSSPLPEDSPLQTVVALFSVRDRDIRVGGKITCFLKEDLPFAVKPTFRNSYSLVTDRRLDREDVSGYNITLVATDTGPPTLSSETVIEVLIADINDNPPVFQEDSYILTVRENNSPAVFIGKVHAEDLDLGENAQVTYSLLPPKSGDLSVFAYISINSDNGKLYALRTMDYEAIQDFQFVVKATDGGFVSLSSQVSVRVVVLDDNDNRPMILYPLQNGTLPCNDLVPRSAEAGYLVTKVVAVDRDSGQNSWLSYHLLKATDAGLFSVQQQNGEIRTLRPISERDPRMQKLIILVQDHGQPALSTTASLNILLVDGFSEPYLQFQDPFKHPTRVNPSTKYLVISLAVLSFLFLLSVAVIFIIHICQKIKYREKFTIQEHFYDDCNFPNNLVPGGASGSISQPCPYEMCSATGTGASEFRFLKRFMPNFPFPHGTGEVKTEAGSSLPPDSDRNRSQGPEGQARASDDYM; encoded by the exons ATGGCGGCTGCACGGAGAAAACTCTTGCAAAGCAGGCAAGTGGGacctcttctcctttttctgtgcttttctgtGGGGGGTGCATCAACCATCCGCTATTCGGTGGCAGAGGAGATGGAGAGCGGTTCGTTTGTGGCTAATGTGGCTAAGGACTTGGGGCTGGAGGTAGGGAAGCTGGCGACGCGCGGGGCGCGGCTCGTTTCCGAAGGCAACAAACTACATTTCCGGCTGCACCGCAAGACGGGAGACCTGTTCATGAAGGAGAAACTAGACCGGGAGTCCCTTTGTGGCAAAGCCGACCCCTGCGTACTGCACTTTGAAATAGTCCTGGTGGAGCCGCTGCAGTCCTTCCGCGTGGAGGTCAGGGTATTTGATATTAACGACA GCCCGATTTTCCTAAACAAGGAGCCTCTTTTGAAGATTCCAGAGAGCACCCCCTTGGGTTCACGGTTTCCTCTGCAGAGCGCCCAGGACCTGGACGTGGGCCTCAACGGTCTCCAAAATTACACCTTGAGTGCCAATGAGTATTTTCACCTGCACACCCGCTTCCGCAGCCATGGGCCCAAGTATGCGGAGCTCGTGCTGGATAAACCCCTGGACAGAGAGGTGCAGCCTGAGGTCAACCTGACAATTACAGCCGTGGACGGAGGGTCCCCCCCCAAGTCTGGCACGGCACACATCCGCGTGCAAGTTCTGGATGTCAATGATCACGTGCCCCAGTTCTCTCGCCTGGTGTACCGCGCTCAAGTACCGGAAAATAGTGCCAACGGTTCTTTGGTGGCCACAGTGACGGCCACCGACCTAGATGAGGGCTCCAACAAGGCAATAACTTACTCTTTAGCTCAAAACCCAGAAGTAATTCTCCAGACATTTCAGATCGACCCTGACACTGGAGAGGTTCGATTACGAGGGGCTCTAGATTTTGAAGTCACGGAAACATACGACATTGACATTCAAGCTACTGATGGAGGCGGCCTCTCCGCCCACAGCAAAGTCCTGGTGGAAGTGGTGGATGTTAATGACAATCCTCCTGAAGTGACAGTCTCCTCTGTGTCCAGCCCTCTCCCTGAGGATTCTCCACTACAGACTGTAGTGGCCCTTTTCTCTGTCCGCGACCGAGACATTCGAGTGGGAGGAAAAATCACCTGCTTCCTCAAAGAAGACCTTCCTTTTGCAGTCAAACCTACATTCCGCAATTCCTACTCACTGGTCACTGACAGACGCTTGGACCGAGAGGACGTCTCTGGCTATAATATCACCCTTGTTGCTACGGACACTGGACCACCCACTCTGTCCTCGGAGACTGTTATAGAGGTGCTAATAGCTGACATTAATGACAACCCCCCAGTGTTTCAGGAAGATTCCTACATCTTGACTGTTCGAGAAAACAACAGCCCTGCAGTCTTTATTGGCAAAGTGCATGCTGAGGATCTAGATTTGGGTGAGAATGCCCAAGTCACATATTCTCTGCTGCCTCCAAAAAGTGGCGATCTATCAGTCTTTGCTTATATCTCTATCAATTCAGACAATGGGAAACTCTATGCACTGAGAACCATGGATTATGAGGCCATTCAAGATTTTCAGTTTGTGGTAAAGGCAACAGATGGGGGCTTCGTGTCACTGAGTAGCCAAGTTAGTGTCCGAGTGGTTGTCTTGGATGACAATGATAACCGCCCAATGATCTTGTACCCTCTGCAGAATGGCACCTTGCCTTGCAATGACCTGGTACCCAGGTCTGCAGAGGCAGGCTACCTGGTGACCAAGGTGGTGGCTGTGGATCGCGATTCGGGTCAGAATTCTTGGCTTTCGTATCATTTACTTAAGGCCACTGATGCTGGGTTATTCTCTGTTCAACAACAAAATGGGGAAATCCGTACATTGCGGCCGATATCTGAGAGAGACCCCAGGATGCAGAAGCTGATCATTCTTGTTCAGGATCATGGCCAACCAGCTCTTTCTACTACTGCCTCACTCAACATCCTTCTGGTAGATGGCTtttctgagccttatctgcagtTCCAGGATCCATTCAAACATCCTACAAGGGTAAATCCATCCACTAAATATTTGGTCATTTCTCTGGctgtgctttcctttctctttctcctctctgtcGCGGTGATCTTCATTATACACATCTGCCAGAAgattaaatacagagaaaagttCACAATCCAAGAGCATTTCTATGATGACTGTAATTTCCCTAACAACCTGGTACCAGGAGGAGCCAGTGGGTCCATATCCCAGCCTTGTCCCTATGAAATGTGCTCAGCCACTGGCACGGGCGCTAGTGAGTTCCGGTTTCTCAAGCGCTTTATGCCCAACTTCCCTTTCCCCCATGGCACTGGAGAGGTAAAAACAGAGGCTGGCTCCAGTTTACCACCAGATTCCGACAGGAATAGGTCTCAGGGGCCAGAGGGGCAGGCCCGAGCATCTGATGACTATATGTAG